TTGCTTCGGTCCCTCGATATATAACTCATGGATTAATCTCTGGATTAGGGATCTCATTTTCTACGCTAATCTCTGTCATTTTGATGGAGAATGATTCATTGCATGACCTTTTTGCATAAATAAGGGGAAAATTttttggaaaagaaaaacaaaaggttCCAAGGAGGCCAGGACCAAGGTGTTGTCTAACACTTGTATCTTTAGAGGATGTTTCTCTAAAACATTCCTATTCAATTTACAGTTCATCTTCTGACTGCTGAGAATGTACTAGTTCGTGATGAAGTTTCCTTCTgttctttcttttcatttcaaaTAATTCATAGTTGTTTATACTGGATGTCAATAACTTACTCTGTAGTGTCATTTTTTTCCTCTTCATTCATAGGACTTCATAAATTCTCAAGGAAAGAGATTAAAGTTTAATGTGAAGTATCATGCCAGTCTTGATGGTATCTTTTCTGAGCTATCAATTCCTTTTACTAAAGGAAATCTCGGGCCTGCCTCTGCTTTGGCAGCAGATATTGTTGGAATTGGTGATTCATGGCTTAAAGTTGCCATTAAAAAAGCTATAATTGAGCCAATAAGGGATGTAGAAGATCAGGATTGGTTTAAAGGCTTAGATGAGAAATGGAAGGTAACAATAAATTATCTGTTTCTTATTATATCATGCTGTGCCACCCTTGACTTGTCGTGCAAAATTTattctttaaaaggcaaactttttgttttctgagcTTTGTAGTGTGAAATAATGATTCTGcaatcataaataaaaatttctGAGTACCTTTGTTCCAGAAGTAAATCTCTTGAAAGTATAGTTTTATGTTCCTCTTACAAAATTCCAGGTATATCTACGCAGGAACTGTGAGGGAGAAATGGATCCTAAAGGTGACATATGGGCGGCTCCGTATAGATGGGGCTGCATGGTAATAGCATACAAGACAAATAAATTTCAAAAGCATAAGTTGGCTCCTATAGAGGTGAGTTGTCTTTTAATAGACCCGTTAAAATTCTTGCAAGGCATTTATGGGCTTATATAAACTTCAATTACAGGATTGGGAAGATCTGTGGCGGCCTGATCTTGCAGGGAAAATTGCAATGGTTGATTCTCCTAGAGAAGTTGTTGGTGCAGTTTTGAAGTATATGGGGGCTTCCTACAATGCAAAGAATATCAACTTGGAAGTCAATGGTGGGAGAGATGCTGTCAAGCTCAATTTGGCATTGCTTGCAAAACAGGTATCTGTACTGGAGAATCATTCAACTGTTTGCTGTCTTTTTATCCTGATTATGATAGTGATGCAGAGCTGTACAGATTAGTAGTTAAAAGTTACTATATTCTAAGACTAGCACTTTTAAAAGTGATTAGATTAAAGTCCATGAATGTTTGTGGAGTATGGACAGTATGGCCTTTATAAAAGCTATTTGAGCTTAAGGTATAGAAAGTATAGAGGACCAGTCTCCTTGTACTCAAATTCAGCTTTCAATAAAGAAATTTGGGATGGAAAGGATTAATTTTTAGGCTTGTTGATCAGGAGGTTTTGATGCTGTGTAAAATTTCCACTCTTTCAAAAGTTATCTATTAAGTGAAGACTAATAACTTGTCTTTGTAGGTCCGATTGTTTGATAGTGTAAACTACCTAAAAGCTTTTGGAGTTGGAGACGTGTGGGTAGCTGTTGGATGGAGTAGTGATGTTATCCCTGTTGCTAAGCGCATGTCTAATGTTGCAGTTATTGTTCCAAAGTCTGGAGCAAGTTTATGGGCGGATCTCTGGGTATGTCTCTTATATGCGTTGTCTccaatatctttttaaaaattgttagcAAATGTATCATGCTATTCTGATGTATTGATCTAATTCGAAAAAATATCATTAATCATGAACTTTATTTCCCATTAGACAATAATAGGTCACTAGGAATATATgatcttgtttttcttttgttatcctTCTTTTTGTTTCCCACTTTCCTAGGCAATTCCTGCTGCCTCCAGGATTCAAACAAATCAGATTGGTGGGCGCATCAGGGGACCATCCCCCTTAATCCATCAGTGGATAGAGTTTTGTCTTCAGGCTGCAAGAGCACTGCCTTTTAAGCAGGAGGTAATCCCAGGTGCCTCTCCCTCTCAAATTCAAGATCATGCAGCCAATATGCCTGTGAACATGGAGTTTACCAAGGGTAGGCCAAGGCTAAACACCAATCTCATTGATGGAGCACCACCTCTGGACATTAGAAAAAGGTGCGAGTTTCTCGAGCCTTTATCTGACTCAACACTGTCGGATTATCACTGGTTGCTTGCCTCTATCCAAGAACCTGGCAATGGGGTGATTCACAAAATGTATCAGTACATTGCAATGGTGGCTAAATCTTCTGGGTGGTTTGGTTCAAAACTGACATGAATACGGAGCTGCTAGTTGTGGAATGGCTATAGAGGATATATATCTTAATGGTGAATGGTCTGGAATTTCTAACGCTGGCCATTTAGTTTGAAGATCGTGGAAGTCCATTTTCAGTATTACCGGCTAAGAGGTTGTGGTCAAGCCACAGGAATGTTATATTTTTCTTGGATGTACATCGGGTTCTTTCAATGTAATTTTTCTCAATgttacttttatatatatactgtCAAGTGAAAAACTAACACAATCATGAGCTGTTGGTTGTTGACCAAGGTTCATTGATAGGTGAATGCAACTAACCAACGTCAAGAACAAGAGCCATTCTATAATTAAACTTGGCTTGgtaaaccaataaaaaaaaggGAGCATTATAATGAAAAAATTGAAGCGGGCATTCGGTCAGATCATGATTTTTTTGAGTTTTGCCATCGGAAGTTTGGGAGGAACAACAAAAAGCGAAAAGTTGCAGGTCTAACTTCTTAACGCCTAGAAACAGATTCAACCCCTAATTTAGAAGAGAATTAATACAATCATAAGCCTATTAAGAAATTGCGGAAATTATTTAAAGAATGGAAGACAAAATGGTGCTGTTCTCATAAATGTGGATTTGCAAATTTCAGTAACCTGCAAAACACAGGTTACGTTTTGAGTACACGTGAGTACACGTGAGTACACGTGAGTACACctcaaaagataaaattaatcaaattagtcctcCAAAAATAACTATGTTGGTCAAGTTCGTCCTTCTGTGCTAACATGGCTAACGATCGCTAATGGAATGTTAACTGACAGCGTGGCACACTCCAAAACGAcgtagttttatttgttttgaccCCAACCCCTAATACGACGTCGTTTGATCTCCAGAATGAATATTCAAGCATTTCTTCCCATCACCACCTCTCATAGCAACCATGTCTCTGTTTCGCTCCAAAACCACTTgtttcctctcttctctctgaagCTCTGCCCTAAGATACTTGCCGAAGAATTGAACCTGCCTGTTCAGTTCACCATTCTGCAAAACGACATTTGCGGACGGGTTCGCACTAACAGAGTG
Above is a genomic segment from Arachis stenosperma cultivar V10309 chromosome 1, arast.V10309.gnm1.PFL2, whole genome shotgun sequence containing:
- the LOC130954177 gene encoding uncharacterized protein LOC130954177 gives rise to the protein MALLLHSPFLPSLSLRSHLHPNPNPNSAPHRFFLFVIPVTFNAAFRFSAHHRLLPSPSPAIPCRHSLLTTPLQLPGAALRLAVSVLLFLCFSFCLGGVRACSASMPSVATAASSVNEDQTVQDDGDERKQGNEENVELEAAFNTWKSKTFALTVPLKVVALRGSLPPSWIKDFINSQGKRLKFNVKYHASLDGIFSELSIPFTKGNLGPASALAADIVGIGDSWLKVAIKKAIIEPIRDVEDQDWFKGLDEKWKVYLRRNCEGEMDPKGDIWAAPYRWGCMVIAYKTNKFQKHKLAPIEDWEDLWRPDLAGKIAMVDSPREVVGAVLKYMGASYNAKNINLEVNGGRDAVKLNLALLAKQVRLFDSVNYLKAFGVGDVWVAVGWSSDVIPVAKRMSNVAVIVPKSGASLWADLWAIPAASRIQTNQIGGRIRGPSPLIHQWIEFCLQAARALPFKQEVIPGASPSQIQDHAANMPVNMEFTKGRPRLNTNLIDGAPPLDIRKRCEFLEPLSDSTLSDYHWLLASIQEPGNGVIHKMYQYIAMVAKSSGWFGSKLT